The Theobroma cacao cultivar B97-61/B2 chromosome 2, Criollo_cocoa_genome_V2, whole genome shotgun sequence genome includes the window TACTTCCGGCTATTCCAAAACGcatcaacaaaaattttattgtactTGATTGCAATCGGACAAACTGTACAACCGAGTTCAAATGCACCCTAAACATCACCAGAGAAACCAAGAAGTTAAAGAAAGTTGAAAGCATAAGAAAGGAACAACCAAGCAGTCCTCCCCAAAATACAAACAGCTATACCTTCTTAAACATGACACTGTACTGATTGTTTACGCAGGTCCCTTCAGGAAAAATGAGAAGCGGGTTATTGTCAACCCCCTGAACATGATCCCTTAACCTGAAATTCACAAGTTTATGCAAACATGAGAGAGAAAACACATTAATATGAACATTTTCCCCTATTCTGATTGTACTTACTTCTTTGCTACAATTTCACGATCTTTTGCCTCTGAACGGTTGAACCAAATACACCCCACACTCTCTAAAATAGTGCTCTGCAACAGTCCTATATATAGAAAGAAACCAAATAGCTTTTTTCATTCACTCAGTATACACAAAATATAAACCTAATCCTCACTCCAATACTGTCATCAAAATCTACTttaagaaaaagcaaaaacagCAGAGCACCTGGAATTATTTTCATTCAACTTGAAAAGATGGAAAGGAGCATCTTAACTTTTAAAGCATAGCCATAAATTCCTTTTTAACAGCATAGCCATTATATGTGGATCACCCTACTTCTTCCACCTAAGGTTATTCAACACATGTATAGTCCATAGCAGGCATCATAAAAACTAAGTGGTAAGAACATGCTTTCTCTCTCACTAACATTTGGGCTCTAATCTGTAGGGAATAAGagacaaaaatagaaaaggtGTAAGATATAGCCATAAAATCTTGAAGCTCGTAGAAACAGAAACAATATAGAACAACAGAAAAGggagaaattttagaaaaagaaagatacatATTTCCCAATAAAGATTTTCATGTGAAAAATACAAGCAAAGAAATTCTATACATGTCTATAATCCAATATTAAAGTTGGAGCGAAGGGCTGTCACTGGTGAATTTTAAAACCTGAAATACAACCAGAAGTAAGGAAACATAATTCGGGAATACATCGAAAAGCATGCAACAGAAATAATCAGCTATTTTAGAATCCTCTGCAACATTAAAATCtataaacatcatttttaaGTAAGCATGTTTGCATTACTACTTACCAACCCATCCAGGGTGCTTCTGCATAATGACAGCAAATGCAGTCATCTGTTCTAATATGATGAAATCGATCATAGAAGTATGATTGGCCACAAACACCTGTTTGAAGCATGGAAGGAATGCTTagatatatttcattttcaaagacacACAACATAAAAGCCGTAATATTGAATCAGACTTGAAGcttaatgaaataaataaagtataaGACAGAAACACCCATAGATCTACAGACAAGGGAATATGGAAGAATATAAAGTGCAGAAACTATAGTCAGCTCAACCTGCTTGGGCCGAATGCTAGGCCGTGGTCCATGGTACTTCACAACTCCAGTCCACGATGCAACAAAGAAGCTGCACATTAGCTCCACCAAAACCCtctgaaaaaaaatatatgatgaACTAACTAAGTCTAGGCATAAACTTTGCATGTGGTAAATGTACCATAATACAGGTAATGCACAAGCTTGcaagaaaaatataagaaacCCCCAAAGAGAGAATGCCTAAAGCCGCATGTTTGCTTATTTGCAATTCTAACCTTTTCTTCCCTACATACACGTACTCACAGACAAAAGAGACATAAAAGCtgcacaaaataaaaatgtataaaattCAAACCTCCATCTTTTTCCGCAACTTATCATGCCCTTTGAGTAGAAAGTGTACAGGAATGAAGGATGAAAGAAATATTATCCATCCTATTGTCAACACCACAACCCTGCAGATTTATCGGCACATGGAAACTCAGAAACAAGGCAACTATTTCAACATATAATACACGACCTAACAAAACTCTAAAACTGACATAAGCAAGATTCATCTAAACAAAAACCATCATGCATTAGACAATTGAAAGTTACTTTGAGAGGTAGAATGGCTAACCTCGCAGGGAATAAAATCAAGTACCGAACTGCCACACCAAAACACCACAGTGGGAACAAATATACATTCCAGTTCCATGGTTCAGGGGGATTCGACTTAAAACATCGTGTGAATGAATCCTGCTCATTCAATACACCGCTGGAATCAATTAATTCTTGAAAATTTGTCACAAGGTTAACCTTATTCTACTCAAGATCAAAACTTTAGGGTGAACACAAATAcgtcaaattatttttttaagaaaaactaGTCGATACTTAAACTGTTACTCGCATTCAAACATAATtgttcatataaaaaaaataatcatgcatttttataattcaaaaaaaataaaatttttaattattcaaaaatataatttccttttgtcAATCATAAATGATTTTCCCGGGAAACATGCAGAACTCTtaaaatgagagagagagagagagcttaCATCAACAATGGCACCAGCAGCTTCAGTTAAAGTGGGAGAAATATCAAGCAAATCGCGTCTGAAACCATTTCAAAATCCATGTTCAATCAACCAACAAATCAACCATATAATTAACCAATTTTCAAGAAACAAATTCACAAAAGACAAAAAGGGAAAGAGAGAGGGGTAAGTGAAATTACAGGCGAAGCTTCCCGCGAGGTTCGTTAATGGAGGATCCGGACGGGAGATAATCTTCGATGTTGGGTCGATCCAAGTCCAATTCGGAGCTGGATGAGCTCAGCTTCCCTCCTCTGCTACTCATGCCTTCCCTTTCGCTTTCTGATTTGGTTCGGCTGTTGGgatttttgtttggttttggttttttttcttctttttcttttttctttatattgaTAAAACCAAACAGCTTTTCCTTCTTCATTTACTTATTTCCTTCACGCAATGTTTAACTATTTTGTTACTCAGAAAATTCAATGCGTTTGTTCCCTTCTTAACGCCTCTTCGacaaatttttccttttatcttttttaaaaaataatatttttaaatttttataatcattaattataaaaattatttaatttaaaataaaaatataaaaaaattaactgcaaattttctttttttttcatgaatttattaatcttggtaatatttcttttttacattTATGTCCCTGTCTTCATATACCGATCATAGTATTCTTGTTCCATCTCAATATTGTATTAATTTGTATACAGACGGTATATAAAATTTAcacattattatttaataacaaaaggTTGTATTACAAATatgtaaatattaaatttgaaagttttttgaaataaatatttttaaatttgtaaatatttatttactagattttcttcttgtttgcAAGTGAAAATCGACAATCAATTCATATGACATAAAAGTCATTGGAGAAGATTTCTTTACTTTATGCCTTAAAGAATGGGTATTGGTGAACATGTCAAATGATACTACGGTTGGAAATATTCCCTGGAGCGTCCTACTTGTTTATCTGGTATTGGCGTAACTTAAGCATCTTTCATGCTTCTTTCTCTTGGCCTTGCAATGCCTGGCAACAGATATGGTCCAAGTCGAAGGGGGCATGGGATATCTTGAGGAGAGAGTGGAGTAGAATGAAACAAGAAATTATGATATCTCGAGAAACGCCTGATcattcttttattaaattgaatgTTGATGGAAGTGCACAAGGACAGCTAGGGGTTGCCGCCGTCGGTGATTTGCTCAAGGAGGAAAATAGTAATTAGATGGTGAGTTTCGCATGCAAAATTGgtattatattttcattatcaGCTGAATTATGGACAATTTACCAAGGCCTGAAGTTGTGTTGGGATAGAGGCTATAGGAAAGTCCAAGTAGAGTCTGACTTTTTATTAGCATTACAAAAAATCAGAGATCAAAGTACCATCTTTGATCCTAATGTTAATCTTTTAAGGTTCATTAAAGAATTACTTAATCGAGATTGGAATTGTTTAATATCTCACGTTCATTTTGAAGCAAATTGATATACCGATTTGATGACCACCCATCATGAAAATTTAGATTTaagattatatattttttatattcctCCTAATAGTATTGCTAAATGTTTATTTGCAGACTGTCTAGACATAGCCGGGCTTAAAATGGTATAAGTTGCACACTGTTTGGACCTATCAAGGCCACTTTCATTCTTTATGCTATTAGGTTTTGATGTTTTTGGTGGTAtgttttttcatatttatttgttttaaatcctttagataactattttaatttgaaaactaGTTACCAACCCACATTACATTGCAAGAGTTATTAATTGACATATAAGTGACGTTTGATGTCTTACAGTGTAATCATATGACAGATAATATGATTGCAgggaaaataatattatagtGTAAATGCAAAGAAGATAATATTGTAATGTTTGGTTTTACAAGCACTTTACTAAAAATgtaatcaatttttaaaattatcactatgtattaaaatacaaatttaatatatttatatattttattattaatttttaaattttattatttttaatatcatattttatttttattttttattataatttaatttttttcttaatataatctcatatattgtatattttatttatatttcagTGTTTGAATCAACTATCATCCATTTTGCtggtattttcttttctttgcttcCCTCACAGATAGACGCACCAAATTTAAGAAGTTATTTACATCTGCAAGTAACAATCATCCTTTCTTATCTATTTAATGAACAAAAATTACATGCTACTAAGCTAACAATATAAAGCATAacacaaaattatatataagtTGCCTACCAAgctaaaacataatatttgggGATCTTGTGCTCTCCGCTCACCGATGCTCCCCTGTGGAGCACTGATTTAGGGAGCACGAGACTCATGCTCCCTAGGGTAATGACGATATCGTACTCCCCTTGGAGAGATCTGGCTAGATCTAACATTTCACAGTCAGATTTGGTCACAAGGTAATGGATCGGTGTAAACGAGCGATATTGGTTGGtttgaaagagagaaaaatattgaaaaaagtgaaaaaaataaggatattttagatatttaacaTTTATCCATTAATACCGTTTACACATTTAAGGTGAATTATCTATTTCGAATATTAATAATCTCTTGTAGAATTgtaattaaaacttaagagAATTAAggtattttacttttttttaggATTTATGTCTCTTTCTTTATATAACAATTGTAGTATTCTTGTTTTGTATCAATATTgtattgatttatatttgatgtacaatcaatatataatatttatatattatcatttaatcataaaaagCTGCATTacaaatgtaaaaatattaaactataaaattatttcaaaataaatatttttaaaattataatatttatttactagATTTTCTTCTTGATTGCAAGTGAAAATTGACAAGTAATGCATATTACATAAAGTTAGTGGATTAACTATGCAaggattattatttttcaaaaaaaaaactaatgcAAGGATTATTCTTAAGGCTAGGCCGAATCTTAGGCAATTGGGCCtccttcaaaataataaaacagaGATTTTACTTCTGGGCCCAATAATAAAGAGTAGTACATTTGGGCCTCAAAGCAATTAATTGCGTAATAGGATACAAAAATCAAGTAACCTAAACGACAGCGTTCAGGAGATTCTATTGGCGGCAACGCAACGGTTTCTATTTGAATGGCGGTTGCAGGCGTAAAACCCGAATGCATAGACATGTCTTAACGTATTTCTTGACCGCTGCAAGATAAGCTTAAAGGATAGTTTTTCTTGTTAGAACATTTAATTCATTAGtaaatatatagtttttatttaaaaagaattaaataattaaatggcataaaaaacagattttaaatttttaaaaattaaatctcatTGTGAACACaatttcaaataatatttatgatAAAAGAAATCCGATTACAATTTactataaattataaataaatataagttt containing:
- the LOC18607419 gene encoding glycerol-3-phosphate acyltransferase 3 codes for the protein MKKEKLFGFINIKKKEKEEKKPKPNKNPNSRTKSESEREGMSSRGGKLSSSSSELDLDRPNIEDYLPSGSSINEPRGKLRLRDLLDISPTLTEAAGAIVDDSFTRCFKSNPPEPWNWNVYLFPLWCFGVAVRYLILFPARVVVLTIGWIIFLSSFIPVHFLLKGHDKLRKKMERVLVELMCSFFVASWTGVVKYHGPRPSIRPKQVFVANHTSMIDFIILEQMTAFAVIMQKHPGWVGLLQSTILESVGCIWFNRSEAKDREIVAKKLRDHVQGVDNNPLLIFPEGTCVNNQYSVMFKKGAFELGCTVCPIAIKYNKIFVDAFWNSRKQSFTMHLLQLMTSWAVVCDVWYLEPQNLRPGETPIEFAERVRDIISVRAGLKKVPWDGYLKYSRPSPKHRERKQQSFAESVLLRLEEK